The Luteolibacter arcticus genome has a segment encoding these proteins:
- a CDS encoding sugar kinase, which translates to MSLTLRTAASCQFDIISLGEIMLRLDPGDGRVRTTRQFQAWEGGGEYNVARGLRRCFGKRAAVVTAFADNDVGRLIEDFILQGGVDTRFVQWKPFDGIGRNIRNGLNFTERGFGIRGAKGTPDRGLTAASQMKPGDVDWDDVFGKHGARWFHTGGIFAALSETTAELTIEACKKAKEYGTIVAYDLNYRPSLWKSIGGQAKAQEVNREIAKYVDVMIGNEEDFTASLGFEVEGVSEHITGIEVDNFKNMIERAVKDFPNFQVVATTLRDVHSATINDWGAVCWHAGEFHEAPHRPKLEIYDRVGGGDSFASGLAYGFMEFNDAKMAVEYGAAHGALAMTTPGDTTMATVDEVKKLVGGGSARVDR; encoded by the coding sequence ATGTCTCTCACGCTTCGCACCGCTGCTTCCTGCCAGTTCGACATCATCTCGCTGGGTGAAATCATGCTCCGCCTCGATCCCGGCGACGGCCGGGTTCGCACCACCCGCCAGTTCCAGGCATGGGAAGGCGGCGGCGAATACAACGTCGCTCGCGGCCTCCGCCGCTGCTTCGGCAAGCGCGCCGCGGTGGTCACCGCCTTCGCCGACAATGACGTGGGCCGCTTGATCGAGGACTTCATCCTGCAGGGCGGCGTCGACACCCGCTTCGTCCAGTGGAAGCCCTTCGATGGCATCGGCCGCAACATTCGCAACGGCCTCAACTTCACCGAACGCGGCTTCGGCATCCGCGGTGCGAAGGGCACCCCCGACCGCGGCCTCACCGCCGCCAGCCAGATGAAGCCGGGCGATGTCGATTGGGACGATGTCTTCGGCAAGCACGGCGCGCGCTGGTTCCACACAGGCGGCATCTTCGCCGCGCTCTCGGAAACGACCGCCGAACTCACCATCGAGGCCTGCAAGAAGGCCAAGGAATACGGCACCATCGTCGCCTATGACCTCAACTATCGCCCCTCCCTCTGGAAGTCGATCGGCGGTCAGGCCAAGGCGCAGGAAGTCAACCGCGAGATCGCCAAATACGTCGATGTGATGATCGGCAACGAGGAGGACTTCACGGCCTCCCTCGGCTTTGAGGTGGAAGGCGTGAGCGAGCACATCACCGGCATCGAGGTGGACAACTTCAAGAACATGATCGAGCGCGCGGTGAAGGATTTCCCGAACTTCCAGGTCGTCGCCACCACCCTGCGCGATGTCCACAGCGCCACCATCAATGACTGGGGCGCAGTCTGCTGGCACGCCGGCGAATTCCACGAGGCGCCCCATCGCCCGAAGCTCGAAATTTATGACCGCGTCGGCGGCGGCGATTCTTTCGCCTCCGGCCTCGCCTACGGTTTTATGGAGTTCAATGACGCCAAGATGGCCGTCGAATACGGCGCCGCCCACGGCGCACTCGCGATGACCACCCCCGGCGACACCACCATGGCCACGGTCGATGAGGTGAAAAAGCTCGTCGGCGGCGGCTCGGCCCGGGTGGACCGGTAG
- a CDS encoding beta strand repeat-containing protein, with the protein MTTRASLQALALFAAPASFAANLYWDNNGGTANDWSALANWSTVVAGGTDPAAVPGSVDLAIFSASSVASGQTVNLNAARAVTGLSFTSSQAHALQGGGTNQILTLGASGIDLTGTGAQVIGSATAGQQVAIALSGNQLWTNSNNTGSLTVNNGVAPATAANTTLTLGGASTAANRINGVIANNGAGVTSITKTGTGTWYLGNTTAAPANTFTGAVTINGGTLRVERPNTVATYANLGAGVVAVNSGATLHFFTASSANVLTHTNNLTLSSGTIFYEDGNTTLSGTVGLTGSNTFRGRWDDKNLTLSGVVSGTGGITKINTTATGAVELILSGANTFTSAATGGVMTINGGYVRLANAGALGNTPTILANNTQAASTVGVRLAGGINIGAGRTLVLRNGPNLANDQRAALDNISGNNTWSGSIVLESPVAGVRNQTLSAASGTTLTINGTVYNSPTLPSGGLFVRGAGNGIINGNVFLGSGMFLKTDGGTWTVNSTGNTQGSTTVANGGVVINTTSALEPGKPLTLGEGNSNSGTLTINSGFSQNFATIDSAVGSNGAHNITGAGSLDTGLAGTIATIGNGTAADDLTLSIATVTGSGTLTKAGEGTLFVNGTTASAPVALSGGTLRGAGTFTGGLTIGTGTTLMPGNTTTAGSITASALALTNGTLAVNLGSGGNDVINVTSSGGLTQSGTTTVNVTPTGTISTASTFYPIISYTGSSPGTAGFSVGSLPPRVAGSITDNGSAIGLTATNDKVRWTGTNGAVWDINTTQNWRTVAGNTATNYLQGDELIFTDAGANTSITLGVAVTPASVDFQNTSGGPAYTLSGAGALTGSMPFAKTGTGTVTLSGSAAHSYSGATSIAAGTLEVNAATSNLTGTSGVDVAGGATLRLFAANADFGFNRVLSGSGTVEIDPLAGGTPLPRSLTLTGASPSFSGTLRLAPSGTLAANGSFRLSSVAPAALGTASIEVNPRAQLWHTGTIANNLILAGYGFQETSGGTAATAATGADGSSPTVPSGTYAGSSGIGAIRMNDGGGISGNILLADDAKIMPYGGTGTLSGTLTNATPADDLVVGGGASGANLVLTGNASALERIWVNGGGTTGTNTLVIGNNTTTGTLGSGDVVLYQDAAAAGLRMQRSDGYSLPAGQNIIAAHNGTATNLTKSFLHANTTGTGFTIGGGGANVIDLTDGTNGGVLQVGTNVTGAVLNLASGATVEARGLWVGDNVNNSSTVNQTGGSVAVNGINTDTSNNIRVGHYATETSTYNLSGGTLSFGSAAPATTPSATGELAGGIYVGVDGQGILNHSGGTVSTNFVVLDNRSNTASGVNMTTGIDQYNLSSAGLLELKSAYGVIGRNTSTLVNLNGGTVRITAADGSDVALNSDINSSGTTTLDTVNATRTFSLMNNITGNGTLSVTGGGAIRLNPDSNATRTGTSTGSGTQSISAILAGSSAVTKLGSGTTTLAAVNSYNGATTVSAGRLNIDGSILNSVVSVANGAGLGGEGSAGSITFGSLGGDATSLFADATTPGALTSTGTLTVNGTVNVNLAGAPAGAGAFTVLNHGGTVATAANFALANAANYRSSTFNVGANNVTLDVTKKSLVWDGSTTTWEIAGTDNDWNAGANDNFFTGDNVTFDETHIAGDQTVTMTGALLPGSVTVDNDTYKYTLTGSGFGGSGGLTKTGDVDLDLGGVNTFTGPVSISGGIVKLTTTGALGNGSAIAISGGGTLDLGSHTANTLNLGSKVVTISGTGVTGLGAITQSGANDQQNAFQFLTLAGNATISGSGRYDVRGASSVLDLGGFTLTKEGSNKVYATVDGTVTSGNVQVNGGTFAVWNGTVQGSGTITADFGGTVEISNTVIGKFTRQVTLNGGSLTSASAATTTGNVVLTDDSTFTNTADLFISGALSETGGPFDLVKTGAGALVLNGTNSLTGKVNVSTGILRVTGDALLGPVPGSPVADSITLQSGGRLQAGATTGVDMTLHSNRGVTLATGDGGFHVWTGFTMNYGGAITGPGNLTKSDGGTLVYSGTANHTGSTNFSAGTATLSGATLSSTANFLMTGGITNLNSGSLVTTAGSTTIGTATFNVAGGSLTTGRFVLDEGSNTSSTVNHTAGTVSITGTDNTNTNQASFLFGHWAGGNTATYNLSGGTLNSTGAELSFGWDSTNAVFNQTGGTANLLGLDLGNTRNNTAVYNLNGGRLNLGANGITTNGNKTVNLGAGTLGAFANWSSGQALAMAGAVTPTTVDTLDSVDGITARTITLSGLLSGNGGIVKAGAGTLTLNRTGAASNTYSGGTTVNAGTLKLFGNNDAASVVGSGTLTINAGAIVEANSHNALGQGAGAALTPVVINGGSFLADEYNHLNSATLTAGTIGIRSGVTQVDGIDMRTRNAVTPVLTSLAHASPSTVTSKLSLTNNTTVSVADGAATTDLQISGAIVGVGTLTKTGAGTLELTGVSTYTGATSVNAGTLRVNTGSLGNTAVTVATTGTLGGTGSIAGATTVQSGGTLAPGNSAGTLNFGSTVNLQAGSSYAVEITGAATHDKVAATGALTANGTIAVTLSGYTPVAGNTFDIVDAASITGTPTFNFTAAVLTAGLVWDTSAFATTGVISVVTDDPYTAWASFYGVTEGKNGDDDKDGESNLLEFATNSNPANGSSRPRAYGKMHVLGGDKALTYTVAVRKNAVFAAGAPDASKREAIKDKVEYTIEASNELGIWNSVVVTELAPVDAAAVQTAITPALPALDADWEWHTFRTDGGAPADVRDFIRLSVAEAP; encoded by the coding sequence ATGACAACCAGAGCCTCCCTGCAGGCGCTGGCGCTCTTTGCTGCGCCAGCCTCCTTCGCCGCCAACCTCTACTGGGACAACAATGGCGGCACCGCCAACGATTGGTCCGCACTCGCCAACTGGTCCACCGTGGTGGCCGGTGGCACCGATCCCGCCGCCGTTCCCGGCTCGGTTGACCTCGCGATTTTCAGCGCGTCCTCGGTCGCCAGCGGACAGACCGTCAATCTCAACGCCGCGCGTGCGGTGACCGGCTTGAGCTTCACCTCGTCGCAGGCCCATGCCCTGCAAGGCGGTGGCACCAACCAGATTCTCACCTTGGGTGCCAGCGGGATCGACCTGACGGGCACCGGCGCACAAGTCATCGGCTCGGCGACCGCCGGCCAGCAGGTGGCCATCGCGCTCAGCGGGAACCAACTCTGGACCAACAGCAACAATACCGGCTCCCTCACCGTCAACAATGGCGTGGCCCCGGCCACCGCTGCCAACACGACCCTGACGCTGGGCGGTGCCAGCACGGCCGCCAACCGGATCAATGGCGTGATCGCCAACAACGGGGCGGGCGTGACCAGCATCACCAAGACCGGCACCGGCACCTGGTATCTCGGCAACACGACCGCGGCCCCAGCCAACACCTTTACCGGAGCGGTCACCATCAATGGCGGCACCTTGCGCGTCGAGCGCCCGAACACGGTCGCCACCTACGCGAACCTTGGTGCCGGTGTGGTGGCGGTGAATAGCGGTGCGACCCTGCATTTCTTCACCGCCAGCAGCGCCAACGTCCTCACTCACACCAACAACCTGACCCTCAGCAGCGGGACGATCTTCTACGAGGATGGCAATACCACGCTGTCCGGCACCGTGGGGCTTACCGGCTCGAATACCTTCCGTGGCCGCTGGGATGACAAGAACCTGACCCTTTCCGGCGTTGTGTCGGGCACCGGCGGCATCACCAAGATCAACACCACGGCTACCGGTGCGGTCGAATTGATCTTGTCGGGTGCCAACACCTTCACGAGCGCTGCGACGGGCGGCGTGATGACGATCAACGGCGGCTATGTCCGCTTGGCCAATGCTGGCGCGCTCGGCAACACGCCGACGATCCTTGCCAACAACACTCAGGCTGCATCGACGGTCGGCGTCCGCCTGGCCGGCGGCATCAACATCGGCGCAGGCCGCACCCTGGTCCTGCGCAATGGTCCCAACCTCGCCAACGACCAGCGGGCCGCTCTCGACAACATCTCTGGCAACAACACCTGGTCCGGCTCGATCGTGCTGGAAAGCCCGGTGGCCGGCGTGCGCAACCAGACGCTCTCGGCCGCCTCTGGCACCACCCTCACCATCAACGGCACCGTTTACAACAGCCCCACGCTGCCCTCCGGCGGCCTGTTCGTGCGCGGCGCCGGCAACGGGATCATCAATGGCAACGTCTTCCTGGGGAGCGGCATGTTCCTCAAGACCGATGGCGGCACTTGGACGGTCAACTCGACCGGAAACACCCAAGGCTCCACCACCGTCGCGAACGGCGGAGTGGTGATCAACACCACCAGTGCTCTCGAACCCGGCAAGCCGCTGACCCTCGGAGAAGGCAACTCCAACTCCGGCACGCTGACCATCAACAGCGGCTTCAGCCAGAACTTCGCCACCATCGATTCCGCGGTCGGCAGCAACGGTGCTCACAACATCACTGGCGCTGGATCGCTCGACACCGGTCTCGCAGGCACCATCGCCACGATTGGCAATGGCACCGCAGCCGACGACCTGACGCTGTCGATCGCGACCGTGACGGGCAGCGGTACCCTGACCAAGGCCGGAGAGGGCACGCTATTCGTCAATGGCACGACTGCCAGCGCCCCGGTCGCACTCTCTGGTGGCACCCTGCGCGGTGCGGGCACCTTCACCGGCGGGCTCACGATTGGCACCGGCACCACCCTGATGCCGGGCAACACCACCACAGCGGGCAGCATCACCGCCAGTGCGCTTGCCCTGACGAATGGCACGCTCGCCGTGAATCTGGGCTCCGGTGGCAATGACGTGATCAACGTGACCAGCTCCGGCGGCCTGACTCAGAGCGGAACCACCACCGTGAATGTCACCCCGACGGGGACGATTAGCACGGCCTCCACCTTCTATCCGATCATTTCCTACACCGGCAGCTCGCCGGGCACCGCCGGCTTCAGTGTCGGCAGCCTGCCCCCACGCGTCGCCGGCTCGATCACCGATAATGGCTCGGCGATCGGTCTCACCGCCACCAACGACAAGGTCCGCTGGACCGGCACCAACGGTGCGGTCTGGGACATCAACACGACCCAGAACTGGCGGACGGTCGCCGGAAATACGGCGACCAATTACCTGCAGGGTGACGAGCTGATCTTCACCGACGCCGGAGCCAATACCTCCATCACGCTTGGCGTGGCCGTCACCCCTGCGTCGGTGGACTTCCAGAATACCTCGGGCGGTCCCGCCTACACCTTGTCCGGTGCCGGAGCGCTCACCGGTTCGATGCCCTTCGCCAAGACCGGCACGGGCACGGTCACCCTCAGCGGCAGCGCCGCCCATTCCTACTCCGGTGCCACCAGCATTGCTGCCGGCACCCTGGAAGTGAATGCCGCCACCAGCAACCTGACCGGCACCAGCGGCGTGGATGTCGCCGGGGGCGCGACCCTCCGGCTGTTCGCCGCCAATGCCGACTTCGGCTTCAATCGCGTGCTGTCCGGCAGCGGGACCGTGGAGATCGATCCGCTCGCCGGCGGCACCCCGCTCCCCCGCAGCCTCACGCTCACCGGTGCCAGCCCGTCCTTCAGCGGCACGCTGCGGCTGGCCCCGTCCGGTACGCTTGCCGCCAACGGTTCGTTCCGTCTCAGCAGCGTGGCCCCGGCCGCCCTCGGCACCGCCAGCATCGAAGTCAATCCGCGGGCCCAGTTGTGGCACACCGGGACCATTGCCAACAACCTGATCCTCGCCGGCTACGGCTTCCAGGAAACCAGCGGTGGCACGGCGGCCACGGCTGCCACCGGAGCCGACGGCAGCTCGCCGACAGTTCCCTCCGGCACCTATGCGGGCAGCAGCGGCATCGGTGCCATTCGCATGAACGACGGCGGAGGGATTTCCGGCAACATCCTCCTTGCGGACGATGCCAAGATCATGCCCTACGGTGGCACCGGCACCTTGTCCGGCACGCTAACCAACGCCACCCCGGCTGACGACCTCGTCGTCGGCGGCGGTGCCTCGGGTGCCAACCTGGTCCTCACGGGCAACGCTTCCGCCCTCGAGCGCATCTGGGTCAACGGTGGCGGCACGACCGGCACCAACACCCTGGTCATCGGCAACAACACCACGACCGGTACCCTCGGCAGCGGCGACGTGGTTCTGTATCAAGACGCCGCGGCCGCCGGCTTGCGGATGCAGCGGTCCGACGGCTACTCGCTGCCGGCCGGGCAAAACATCATCGCCGCCCACAACGGCACCGCCACCAACCTCACCAAATCGTTCCTGCATGCCAACACGACCGGCACTGGCTTCACCATCGGTGGCGGCGGGGCCAATGTGATCGATCTCACGGACGGCACCAACGGCGGCGTCCTCCAGGTCGGCACCAACGTTACCGGGGCCGTGCTGAACCTCGCTTCCGGTGCCACCGTGGAAGCCCGCGGCCTGTGGGTCGGCGACAACGTCAACAACTCCTCCACCGTCAACCAGACCGGCGGGTCCGTCGCGGTGAACGGCATCAACACCGACACCAGCAACAACATCCGGGTCGGCCACTACGCGACGGAAACCTCCACCTACAACCTGTCCGGCGGCACCTTGAGCTTCGGTTCCGCGGCACCGGCCACCACGCCCTCGGCGACCGGTGAACTCGCTGGCGGCATCTACGTCGGCGTCGATGGCCAGGGGATCCTCAACCATTCCGGAGGCACCGTTTCGACCAACTTCGTGGTCCTCGACAACCGCAGCAACACCGCGTCCGGCGTCAACATGACGACCGGCATCGACCAGTACAACCTGTCCTCCGCCGGCTTGCTCGAACTCAAGTCGGCCTACGGGGTGATCGGTCGTAATACCTCGACCCTGGTGAACCTCAACGGCGGCACCGTGCGGATCACCGCAGCCGACGGTTCCGACGTGGCGCTCAACAGCGACATCAACAGCTCCGGCACCACCACGCTGGACACGGTGAATGCCACGCGGACCTTCAGCCTGATGAACAACATCACCGGCAACGGCACGCTGAGCGTGACCGGCGGTGGTGCCATCAGGCTCAATCCGGACAGCAACGCCACCCGGACTGGCACCTCGACCGGCTCCGGCACCCAGTCGATCTCCGCGATCCTCGCCGGCTCCAGCGCGGTGACGAAGCTCGGCAGCGGCACCACCACCCTGGCCGCCGTGAACAGCTACAACGGCGCCACCACCGTCAGCGCCGGCCGCCTGAACATCGACGGAAGCATCCTGAACTCGGTGGTCAGCGTTGCCAACGGCGCCGGGCTCGGCGGTGAAGGTTCGGCTGGCTCCATCACCTTCGGCAGCCTCGGCGGTGACGCGACCAGTCTCTTCGCCGACGCCACCACGCCCGGCGCGCTGACGTCGACCGGGACGCTGACCGTGAACGGAACGGTGAACGTGAACCTCGCCGGCGCCCCGGCCGGCGCGGGTGCCTTCACCGTGCTCAACCATGGCGGCACCGTTGCCACCGCGGCGAACTTCGCGCTGGCCAACGCCGCGAACTATCGTTCGAGCACCTTCAACGTGGGCGCGAACAACGTGACCCTCGACGTCACCAAGAAGAGTCTCGTCTGGGACGGCAGCACCACCACCTGGGAAATCGCCGGCACCGACAACGACTGGAACGCCGGTGCCAACGACAACTTCTTCACCGGTGACAATGTGACCTTCGACGAGACCCACATCGCAGGGGACCAGACGGTGACAATGACCGGTGCGCTGTTGCCCGGGTCCGTCACGGTGGATAACGACACTTATAAATATACCCTCACCGGCAGCGGCTTCGGCGGCTCCGGCGGGCTGACCAAGACCGGGGACGTCGACCTCGATCTGGGAGGGGTGAACACCTTCACGGGGCCTGTCTCGATCTCGGGCGGCATCGTGAAATTGACCACGACGGGCGCGCTTGGAAACGGCTCGGCGATCGCGATTTCCGGCGGCGGAACGCTGGATCTTGGTTCCCACACGGCGAACACCCTCAACCTGGGCTCCAAGGTGGTCACCATTTCCGGCACGGGCGTGACCGGCCTCGGCGCGATCACCCAAAGCGGAGCGAACGACCAACAGAACGCCTTCCAGTTCCTGACGCTCGCGGGGAACGCCACCATCAGCGGCAGCGGTCGCTACGACGTGCGCGGAGCCTCCTCCGTCCTGGACCTCGGCGGATTCACCCTGACCAAGGAGGGGTCAAACAAGGTCTACGCCACCGTGGACGGCACGGTCACTTCCGGAAACGTCCAGGTCAACGGCGGCACCTTCGCGGTATGGAACGGCACCGTCCAAGGTTCCGGCACGATCACGGCCGATTTCGGCGGCACCGTTGAGATCAGCAACACCGTCATCGGCAAGTTCACCCGTCAGGTCACGCTGAACGGCGGCAGCCTCACCAGCGCTTCGGCGGCCACCACCACCGGGAACGTGGTGCTCACCGACGACTCGACCTTCACCAACACGGCCGACCTCTTCATCAGCGGCGCGCTGTCGGAAACCGGCGGCCCGTTCGATCTGGTGAAGACCGGTGCCGGAGCCTTGGTTCTGAACGGAACCAACAGTCTCACAGGAAAAGTGAACGTCTCCACGGGTATCCTCCGCGTGACGGGCGATGCCCTGCTGGGCCCCGTCCCGGGATCTCCGGTCGCGGACTCCATCACCTTGCAAAGCGGGGGCCGCCTCCAGGCCGGGGCAACCACGGGCGTCGACATGACCCTCCACTCCAACCGTGGCGTCACGCTCGCCACGGGCGATGGCGGCTTTCACGTGTGGACCGGCTTCACCATGAATTACGGTGGTGCGATTACCGGACCGGGCAACCTCACCAAGTCCGACGGCGGCACCTTGGTCTATTCCGGCACCGCCAACCACACCGGCAGTACCAACTTCAGCGCAGGCACCGCCACGCTCAGCGGTGCGACGCTGTCGTCCACCGCCAATTTCCTGATGACCGGTGGCATCACCAACCTGAACAGTGGATCGCTGGTCACCACTGCTGGCAGCACCACGATCGGCACCGCCACCTTCAACGTCGCTGGCGGCTCTTTGACCACCGGACGGTTCGTCCTGGACGAAGGTTCCAACACCTCCTCCACGGTCAATCACACCGCGGGCACGGTCAGCATTACCGGCACGGACAATACCAACACCAATCAGGCGTCGTTCCTATTCGGCCACTGGGCTGGCGGTAACACCGCCACCTACAACCTGAGCGGCGGCACGCTGAACTCCACCGGTGCTGAATTGAGCTTCGGCTGGGATTCCACCAACGCGGTGTTCAACCAGACAGGCGGCACCGCCAATCTGTTGGGCCTCGACCTTGGCAACACCAGGAACAACACCGCCGTTTACAATTTGAATGGCGGCCGTCTCAACCTCGGCGCGAACGGCATCACCACCAACGGCAACAAGACGGTCAACCTCGGCGCGGGCACCCTCGGTGCCTTCGCCAACTGGTCGTCCGGCCAAGCGCTCGCCATGGCCGGCGCGGTCACACCGACGACGGTGGACACGCTCGATTCGGTGGATGGCATCACTGCCCGCACCATCACCCTCAGCGGCCTGCTTTCCGGCAATGGCGGCATCGTGAAGGCGGGCGCCGGGACCCTCACGCTGAATCGCACGGGAGCGGCCTCCAATACCTACAGCGGCGGCACCACGGTCAACGCGGGAACCCTGAAGCTATTCGGCAACAACGACGCCGCCAGCGTGGTCGGCTCCGGTACCCTGACCATCAATGCCGGGGCCATCGTGGAAGCCAACAGCCACAATGCCCTCGGCCAAGGCGCGGGCGCGGCGCTCACGCCGGTGGTAATCAACGGTGGCTCCTTCCTCGCCGATGAATACAACCACCTCAACTCGGCCACGCTGACCGCTGGCACCATCGGTATCCGCTCCGGCGTCACCCAGGTGGATGGCATTGACATGCGCACTCGCAACGCCGTGACCCCGGTGCTGACGAGCCTGGCCCATGCGAGCCCCTCGACGGTGACCTCGAAGCTCAGCCTCACCAACAACACCACCGTCTCGGTGGCGGACGGTGCGGCAACCACCGACTTGCAGATCAGCGGTGCGATCGTCGGAGTCGGCACCTTGACCAAGACCGGTGCCGGCACTCTGGAACTCACCGGCGTGAGCACCTACACCGGGGCCACCAGCGTGAACGCCGGCACCCTGCGGGTGAATACCGGTTCGCTCGGCAACACCGCTGTCACCGTGGCCACCACGGGCACGCTCGGCGGCACCGGCTCCATCGCAGGCGCCACCACCGTTCAAAGCGGCGGCACACTGGCCCCCGGCAATAGCGCGGGAACGCTGAACTTCGGCTCCACCGTCAACCTCCAGGCAGGCTCGAGCTACGCGGTGGAAATCACCGGCGCTGCCACCCATGACAAGGTGGCCGCGACGGGTGCCCTCACCGCCAACGGCACCATCGCCGTGACGCTGAGCGGCTACACCCCGGTGGCTGGCAATACGTTCGACATCGTGGACGCCGCCAGCATCACCGGCACGCCGACCTTCAACTTCACTGCAGCCGTGCTGACCGCCGGCTTGGTGTGGGATACCTCGGCGTTTGCCACGACCGGCGTGATCAGCGTGGTCACCGACGATCCTTACACCGCGTGGGCCTCGTTCTACGGCGTGACCGAAGGCAAGAACGGCGACGATGACAAGGACGGCGAAAGCAACCTGCTGGAGTTCGCTACCAACTCGAATCCAGCCAACGGCTCGTCCCGCCCCCGTGCCTACGGCAAGATGCATGTGCTCGGTGGAGACAAGGCGCTGACCTACACCGTGGCCGTTCGCAAGAACGCCGTCTTCGCCGCCGGCGCGCCAGATGCGAGCAAGCGGGAAGCCATCAAGGACAAGGTGGAATACACCATCGAGGCCTCCAACGAACTGGGCATCTGGAACTCGGTGGTCGTGACCGAACTGGCACCCGTGGATGCCGCCGCGGTCCAGACCGCCATCACGCCCGCGTTGCCGGCGCTTGATGCGGACTGGGAATGGCACACGTTCCGCACCGATGGCGGCGCTCCGGCCGATGTGAGGGACTTCATCCGCCTGTCGGTGGCCGAGGCTCCCTGA